The following proteins come from a genomic window of Cardiocondyla obscurior isolate alpha-2009 unplaced genomic scaffold, Cobs3.1 scaffold43_0_327834, whole genome shotgun sequence:
- the LOC139112724 gene encoding uncharacterized protein, with the protein MDRREQQLTAQADRLTLEEFNAWNQQCEEYIELLEDQGRNKRARLLIGAKQSLVACIARIESLRDLTKQRFIHVGAGHNTKNKGLRWSEIDTAFESRILTGVVINSNYIEPRKFLEDAQDIVLKHVQNVMHKHNNIKINVVFNGEFVANNKTANKSVCTKNCELFRSSDLQEWYESRIIEPILTSLDEFQERDSGWALSRIHNLMINVNKHNPLHAGCHVILPQEIKMKRAVINIQSADNACFAWSVVAALYPAEKHVDRIISYPHYATVLNLEGIEFPITMKHVKKFENLNNISINIYTIEKKKILPIQLTDKVRERHIHLLYTQRDNDVGHFSLIKNLSRLISSQLSKTKSKKYFCDR; encoded by the coding sequence ATGGATCGACGAGAGCAACAGTTGACAGCGCAAGCAGATCGATTAACTTTAGAAGAATTTAATGCATGGAATCAGCAATGTGAAgaatatatcgaattattgGAGGACCAGGggcgaaataaacgcgcaAGATTATTAATCGGTGCGAAGCAATCACTAGTTGCATGTATTGCACGTATCGAAAGTTTAAGAGATTTAACAAAACAACGTTTCATTCATGTGGGTGCtggacataatacaaaaaataaaggactTCGATGGAGTGAAATTGACACAGCTTTTGAAAGCCGCATATTAACTGGtgtggtaattaattcaaactatatcgagcctCGCAAATTTCTGGAAGATGCGCAAGacattgtattaaaacatgtgcaaaatgttatgcataaacataacaatataaaaattaatgttgtatttaatggtgaatttgtggctaacaataaaactgcaaataaaagtgtGTGCACAAAAAACTGTGAACTCTTTCGTTCAAGTGATCTACAAGAGTGGTACGAGTCACGCATTATCGAGCCTATTCTCACATCCTTGGATGAATTTCAAGAACGTGACAGCGGGTGGGCACTGtcgcgtatacataatttgatgataaatgtaaataaacacAATCCATTACATGCTGGGTGCCATGTGATATTACcacaagaaattaaaatgaaaagagctgtgataaatatacaatCTGCTGACAATGCATGTTTCGCATGGTCAGTGGTAGCCGCTCTATACCCAGCCGAGAAACATGTGGATCGAATAATATCATATCCACATTATGCAACAGTGTTAAATCTTGAAGGTATTGAGTTTCCAATAACTATgaaacatgttaaaaaatttgaaaatcttaataatatttccatcaacatatatacgattgaaaagaaaaaaattctaccaatACAACTCACAGATAAAGTACGAGAGAGACACATTCATTTGTTGTACACACAGCGAGATAATGATGTTGgacatttttcattgataaaaaatttatcacgtcttATAAGTTCACAGCTTAGTAAAACAAagagtaagaaatatttttgtgatcggtaa
- the LOC139112705 gene encoding uncharacterized protein translates to MYRQIEIHPEDRDYQRIIWRPSSLYEYFDYKLNTITYGLCSAPYLANRVIKQLALDEANNFPLGASVLRHEIYMDDILTGADSVSSAKVLITQLINICTAGGFPLAKWSFNSNELSKIIPTPEPSKGPVDFHSDITHTILGLRWNPTEDFFYFHVTPIENQVPTKRIVLSETARLFDPLGWLAPVIIKAKILIQTLWLKGNDWDHPLDKDDFNLWHQFRNELIKLSEIKIPRWLMTTETTSLIELHGFADASERAYAAVIFVKISQNNEFKISLLQAKTRVAPLKKISLPRLELCAATLLTRLVVHVQATIKLKFNSINLWSDSTVTLAWLKGHPSKWTTYVANRVSEIQQALPSAYWNHIPGHENPADCASRGLLPSELQNHPLWWSGPKWLRQNNIEQPNLSNFEINSEELIAVKNEQRSHVFTITTLPKENELLLKFSTLLKLLRVTALCRRWLKGSSKGPLSWSEINKSLNFWILTTQRLWFSEEIKLLTEGKSLSRNNALSSLSPIISEIGILRIGGRLRNASLSRDQQHPIILPKRSNLTFLIIDHYHKKTLHGGPQLTLSTIRQRYWLMGGRASVKEHIKNCVPCVRWRGTSPHPQISDLPQARVTVNRPFLNTGIDYAGPLMVKTSKGRGQRAHKAFLAIFICFSTRAIHIELVSDYTTAAFLAALRRFISRRGICSTISSDRGTNFVGADKELRKFFAESIKSKEFTQTIANQAIKWKFNPPSAPHFGGIWEAAVKATKHHIRRVIGEATLTFEEMYTLLTQIEACLNSRPLIPLSDDPEDLEALTPGHFLIGNALNAVPEPCLANVSDNRLSRWELVQKMRDHFWRRWSAEYLPTLNIRSKWRTTQPNLQVGMLCLIKGETTSPGKWPLARIIGTHPGSDGQVRVITVRTASSTFTRPAVKIVPLPVQDTSFAKNSSASDEAGGNV, encoded by the coding sequence ATGTATCGGCAGATTGAAATTCACCCAGAGGATCGAGACTACCAGCGGATAATTTGGCGTCCGAGTTCtctttatgaatattttgattataaattaaatactattaCTTACGGATTATGTTCTGCGCCATATTTAGCTAACAGAGTAATTAAGCAATTAGCTCTCGATGAAGCGAACAATTTTCCCTTAGGTGCATCGGTTCTCCGTCATGAAATATACATGGACGATATTTTGACTGGCGCAGACTCAGTATCATCCGCAAAGGTCttaattacgcaattaattaatatttgcacgGCGGGCGGCTTCCCCTTAGCCAAATGGTCGTTCAATAGCAATGAACTAAGCAAAATAATACCGACACCTGAACCAAGCAAGGGTCCAGTAGATTTTCACAGTGACATTACGCATACTATTTTAGGCCTTCGCTGGAATCCTACAGaggatttcttttattttcatgtaaCACCAATAGAAAATCAAGTACCTACAAAAAGAATAGTGCTGTCCGAAACAGCTCGGCTTTTCGATCCTCTCGGCTGGCTTGCGCCGGTTATTATTAAAGCAAAAATCTTAATCCAAACGCTCTGGCTTAAGGGAAATGATTGGGATCATCCGTTAGATAAAGATGATTTCAATTTATGGCATCAATTTCgcaatgaattaataaaattgtcggaaattaaaataccgCGATGGCTTATGACCACGGAAACAACATCTTTAATAGAATTACATGGCTTCGCAGATGCCTCCGAGCGAGCCTACGCTGcagtaatttttgttaaaattagtcagaataatgaatttaaaatatcattattacAAGCCAAAACTCGCGTAGCAccgctaaaaaaaatatctttaccTCGATTAGAATTGTGCGCCGCCACTCTTTTAACTCGATTAGTTGTTCACGTTCAAGctactataaaattaaaatttaatagcaTTAATCTATGGTCTGATTCTACCGTAACTCTTGCCTGGCTCAAGGGTCACCCCTCAAAATGGACCACCTATGTAGCGAACCGCGTATCGGAAATCCAGCAAGCATTACCATCTGCTTACTGGAACCATATTCCAGGTCATGAAAATCCTGCCGACTGCGCTTCTCGCGGTCTCTTGCCAAGCGAACTACAAAATCACCCGCTCTGGTGGTCAGGCCCGAAATGGCTCAggcaaaataatattgaacaACCAAATCTaagtaattttgaaattaattctgaaGAATTAATTGCTGTTAAAAACGAGCAAAGGTCTCACGTATTTACTATAACCACGTTACCAAAAGAgaatgaattattattaaaattctcaacATTACTTAAGTTATTAAGAGTCACTGCATTATGCCGACGCTGGCTAAAGGGAAGCTCAAAGGGACCATTATCTTggtctgaaataaataaatcacttAACTTCTGGATCCTAACAACACAGCGACTTTGGTTCtcagaagaaattaaattattgactGAGGGAAAATCGCTTTCTCGAAATAATGCTTTATCTTCTCTGTCTCCTATTATAAGCGAGATCGGAATTTTAAGAATCGGCGGTCGATTACGAAATGCGTCATTGTCACGGGATCAGCAGCACCCGATAATATTACCCAAGCGCTCAAACTTAACCTTTTTAATCATAGATCATTACCACAAAAAGACCCTGCATGGGGGACCGCAACTGACACTGTCAACCATAAGGCAACGCTATTGGCTTATGGGAGGCAGAGCATCAGTAAAGGAGCACATTAAAAACTGCGTACCATGTGTTCGTTGGAGAGGCACATCTCCGCATCCTCAAATAAGCGATTTACCGCAAGCTCGGGTTACGGTAAATCGTCCATTTTTAAATACCGGAATAGATTACGCTGGACCTTTAATGGTCAAAACAAGCAAGGGTCGAGGGCAACGAGCCCATAAAGCATTCTTGGccatttttatatgtttttccaCGCGCGCAATACATATTGAATTGGTCTCAGATTATACAACAGCAGCCTTTTTAGCAGCCCTCCGGCGTTTTATTTCTAGGAGAGGAATTTGTTCCACGATTTCAAGCGATCGAGGGACTAATTTTGTCGGAGCAGACAAAGAATTACGAAAATTCTTTGCTGAAAGTATAAAGAGTAAGGAATTTACTCAAACCATTGCAAATCAAGCaattaaatggaaatttaatCCTCCATCTGCACCTCATTTCGGCGGAATTTGGGAGGCTGCTGTTAAGGCTACGAAACATCATATCCGACGGGTCATCGGAGAGGCTACTCTAACGTTTGAGGAAATGTACACTTTATTAACGCAAATTGAAGCGTGTTTAAATTCTAGGCCTTTGATACCACTCTCCGATGATCCCGAGGATCTAGAAGCACTAACTCCAGGACACTTCCTGATAGGAAATGCGTTAAATGCTGTGCCCGAGCCATGCTTAGCTAATGTATCCGACAATAGACTTTCCCGCTGGGAACTCGTGCAAAAAATGCGTGACCATTTCTGGCGGCGTTGGTCAGCCGAATATTTGCCCACGCTAAATATACGCTCTAAATGGCGAACAACTCAGCCAAATTTGCAAGTAGGCATGCTCTGCCTAATCAAAGGTGAAACAACGTCGCCAGGTAAATGGCCTCTTGCACGAATTATAGGAACTCATCCGGGTTCTGATGGGCAAGTTAGGGTGATAACAGTACGCACTGCATCATCCACATTTACGCGACCCGCCGTTAAAATTGTTCCTTTGCCTGTACAAGATACTTCCTTTGCAAAAAATTCGTCAGCTTCTGACGAGGCGGGCGGAAATGTTTAA
- the LOC139112708 gene encoding uncharacterized protein codes for MASTADNPQVVMQASQRKNKSALLSNRFDNLLGNKGLVLADPEFSSNDPIDLILGAEVHAIIIENGLRKGTAKMPIALKTALGWILSGSTGEIQSASFVSINHCQTQENIVELVSRFWQQEELPLKPIPLTDADRKCEEFFIETTQRLPSGRYMVRLPFAKQGPEFANSRPSSINIFSKLEKRLDSQPQLQFQYNYFLHEYEMLGHMSKTTPPTFDKHYYLPHHGVFKSNDPNSRLRVVFNASARFKNSESLNDVLLNGPNLLPAVTPWYGASVGPFAGTCATS; via the exons ATGGCGAGTACTGCAGACAACCCTCAGGTCGTAATGCAAGCTTCGCAGCGGAAAAACAAATCTGCACTTTTGAGCAATcggtttgataatttattaggAAACAAAG GCCTAGTGCTTGCTGATCCTGAATTTTCCTCTAACGATCcgatagatttaattttaggaGCGGAAGTTCACGCCATTATAATAGAAAATGGTTTGCGAAAGGGCACAGCTAAAATGCCCATAGCTTTAAAAACAGCTTTAGGATGGATTTTATCCGGATCTACGGGTGAAATTCAGTCTGCTTCTTTTGTCTCAATAAATCATTGCCAAACTCAAGAAAATATAGTAGAACTGGTATCACGTTTCTGGCAACAGGAAGAATTACCATTAAAACCAATTCCTCTTACCGACGCAGATCGAAAGTGCGAGGAATTCTTTATTGAAACCACTCAACGATTGCCATCAGGCCGCTATATGGTCAGACTACCGTTCGCTAAGCAAGGTCCGGAATTTGCAAACTCTCGACCAtcatcaattaatattttttctaagtTAGAAAAACGCCTTGACTCACAACCACAATTACAATTtcaatacaattattttttacacgagTACGAAATGTTAGGACACATGTCCAAAACAACGCCTCCGACATTTGACAAGCATTATTACCTGCCTCATCATGGGGTATTTAAGAGCAATGACCCTAATTCAAGATTACGAGTAGTTTTCAATGCCTCTGCACGCTTTAAAAATTCAGAGTCCCTTAATGATGTATTGCTTAACGGTCCTAACCTACTTCCTGCTGTTACACCGTGGTACGGTGCGAGTGTGGGTCCGTTCGCCGGAACGTGTGCCACCAGTTGA
- the LOC139112709 gene encoding uncharacterized protein — protein sequence MSQSMDSLIRSQTDLYGRISRSVENLKKGGAAKITPGSIETRLRLLDNYWSKFEKGHETLHTSFWTELAEHDYVKADAYSMVEEAYVSQRAILMDLAEEHRKTEEKSELSLRESEVSSRRQLPRIQLPTFFGKFEDWPAFKDLFQSMIARDSSLMEVEKLHYLRCCLKGEAEQLVKNIPTTADNYERVWTMLKEYYANKRMLVRSCFSTFTSLPKMRTESVQELRRLFHNVLQTAGTMEGIRRPITDNDLFIHLVIELLDSRSRREWETTIGGTTEPPTFEELKTFGKSIAGFRSSIPCGT from the coding sequence ATGAGTCAAAGCATGGATTCATTAATCCGTAGCCAGACGGATTTGTACGGGCGTATTTCACGCTCggtggaaaatttaaaaaagggaGGTGCGGCTAAAATCACTCCCGGCTCCATCGAGACTCGCTTGAGACTTCTCGATAATTACTGGAGCAAATTCGAAAAGGGTCATGAAACTCTTCATACGAGTTTTTGGACGGAACTTGCCGAGCATGATTATGTTAAGGCCGATGCCTATAGCATGGTCGAAGAAGCCTACGTCTCGCAGCGGGCGATCTTGATGGATCTCGCCGAAGAACATCGCAAAACGGAGGAAAAATCCGAGCTCTCCCTGCGTGAGAGCGAAGTTTCCTCTCGACGCCAGCTTCCTCGCATTCAACTGCCTactttttttggaaaatttgaGGACTGGCCCGCATTCAAGGATCTTTTCCAATCAATGATAGCCCGAGATTCATCATTAATGGAGGTAGAAAAACTCCATTATTTACGCTGCTGTCTCAAGGGTGAGGCAGAGCagttagtaaaaaatattcctacCACCGCCGATAACTATGAACGAGTTTGGACTATGTTGAAAGAATATTATGCTAATAAACGTATGCTTGTGCGATCCTGCTTTTCAACATTTACCTCATTGCCAAAGATGCGGACGGAGTCTGTCCAAGAACTAAGACGACTCTTCCATAATGTACTTCAGACTGCCGGAACAATGGAAGGAATTCGCCGCCCCATTACTGACAACGATCTCTTTATTCATTTAGTGATCGAACTATTAGATTCTCGTTCACGCCGCGAGTGGGAAACAACGATCGGTGGCACTACCGAACCACCCACCTTTGAAGAGTTAAAAACTTTTGGAAAATCGATTGCGGGCTTTAGAAGCTCTATACCCTGCGGGACATGA